Proteins encoded within one genomic window of Setaria italica strain Yugu1 chromosome IV, Setaria_italica_v2.0, whole genome shotgun sequence:
- the LOC101786982 gene encoding acyl-[acyl-carrier-protein] desaturase 4, chloroplastic, which translates to MPGLTTMMALAPPPLSVKRRFSTTSRRNKETPATTMLLLEKRFPCSPHLRRRSWSRRAATATATAICQEQQMMERLAEDGWVDAHMLPLLTPVEEAWQPADLLPSFAASADEQRSQVAELQARAAAVPDDLLVCLVGNMVTEEGLPTYLSMGNRVAGGGDATGCDEHGWARWLRGWAAEENRHGDLLNRYLYLCGRVDMRRVETTVHHLLRRGMRAIPRPSSPYHSLIYGAFQERATFVSHARTAGLAARHGDDCLAKLCGVIAADERRHEAAYTRASARAFEADPDGMVRALAAVMRAKVTMPGELMTDGRDERLFDHFSAVAQRSGVYTAADYGDMVEHFVRRWKVAELGAGLSGEGRRAQDYVCGLPRKIRRMEELAHDRAAQMEAQHVSFSWVFDRPVRIH; encoded by the coding sequence TGGCGCTGGCACCACCACCCTTGTCTGTGAAACGACGCTTCAGCACCACCAGCAGGCGCAACAAGGAGACGCCGGCCACGACGATGCTGCTGCTCGAGAAGCGCTTTCCTTGCTCAccgcacctccgccgccgcagctggtCCCGGCGGGCAGCGACGGCCACCGCGACTGCCATTTGTCAGGAGCAGCAGATGATGGAGCGCCTGGCTGAGGACGGGTGGGTGGATGCGCATATGCTGCCGCTGCTCACCCCCGTGGAGGAGGCCTGGCAGCCGGCCGACCTGCTGCCCTCCTTCGCGGCCTCCGCCGACGAGCAGCGGAGCCAGGTGGCGGAGCTCcaggcccgcgccgccgccgtgcccgacGACCTCCTCGTCTGCCTCGTCGGCAACATGGTCACGGAGGAGGGGCTGCCCACCTACCTTTCCATGGGCAAccgcgtggccggcggcggcgacgccaccGGCTGCGACGAGCACGGCTGGGCGCGCTGGCTGCGCGGCTGGGCCGCCGAGGAGAACCGCCACGGCGACCTCCTCAACCGCTACCTCTACCTGTGCGGCCGCGTCGACATGCGGCGGGTGGAGACGACGgtgcaccacctcctccgccgcggcatGCGCGCCATTCCGCGGCCGTCCAGCCCCTACCACAGCCTCATCTACGGCGCCTTCCAGGAGCGCGCCACCTTCGTCTCCCACGCCCgcaccgccggcctcgccgcgcgccacgGCGACGACTGCCTCGCCAAGCTCTGCGGCGTCATCGCGGCCGACGAGAGGCGCCACGAGGCCGCGTACACGAGGGCCTCAGCCAGGGCCTTCGAGGCCGACCCGGACGGCATGGTGCGGGCGCTCGCCGCCGTGATGCGCGCCAAGGTTACCATGCCCGGCGAGCTCATGACCGACGGCCGCGACGAGCGCCTCTTCGATCACTTCTCGGCGGTCGCGCAGAGATCGGGGGTGTACACGGCGGCGGACTACGGCGACATGGTGGAGCACTTCGTGCGTAGGTGGAAGGTGGCGGAACTCGGCGCTGGGCTGtccggcgaggggcggcgcgcgcAGGACTACGTGTGCGGGTTGCCGCGCAAGATACGCAGGATGGAGGAGCTGGCCCACGACCGCGCGGCCCAAATGGAGGCCCAGCACGTAAGCTTCAGTTGGGTTTTCGATAGGCCCGTCCGCATCCACTGA